One window of the Babesia bovis T2Bo chromosome 2, whole genome shotgun sequence genome contains the following:
- a CDS encoding Iron-binding zinc finger CDGSH type family protein: MGQAASVVKARRVPRLPGEKLNVHELPKVHVKVMTPPSEASSRVSICRCWRSAKFPICDNSHQVLQSQGIKVGPVMLEVRKDR; encoded by the exons ATGGGACAGGCGGCATCCGTTGTTAAGGCTAGGCGTGTCCCCCGCCTTCCTGGAGAAAAGCTTAACGTTCACG AGCTCCCGAAGGTACATGTGAAGGTGATGACGCCTCCATCGGAAGCAAGTTCTCGTGTGTCTATTTGCCGTTGTTGGAGATCTG CAAAGTTCCCAATCTGCGATAACTCACACCAGGTACTACAATCGCAGGGAATCAAAGTCG GACCCGTGATGCTAGAAGTGCGCAAAGACCGTTAG
- a CDS encoding Ring finger domain family protein has protein sequence MVQFDVPSCSVCYEYLTSDLCAITTCGHVYHKQCITQWTKKSYVPLAKCPLCRCKILSNGIIELKLECGEIRGNINHSDASHVESEEISREIEDLKHKLAQAASDNLDIRGRFVDLQNENTSLGESLIIERDKNEILQNKNEELALEVAANNTTIAKLTEALAKHKSRLKKLEDVNNYLKAEDVSVDGFSSYLKTLTPNEKMTMLTNRVSELQGINNTLTQLRDFWQKKCDKLNRDYMILQREYKTLMTRQAVTQQYGPDPLNDSTNSDSNNKETEMDAFGSRKVKRVINFGLKSASDKPLQSTRVLVHRTPPSNFLMDLTPMFSEAPKVKPQKISDFFKSH, from the exons ATGGTACAATTCGATGTGCCTAGCTGCTCTGTATGCTATGAATATCTTACCTCAGATTTATGCGCAATCACAACATGTGGACATGTATATCATAAACAATG TATCACACAGTGGACAAAGAAATCATATGTACCCTTAGCTAAATGCCCTTTGTGTAGATGTAAAATTCTTTCAAATGGGATAATAGAACTCAAGCTGGAATGTGGAGAGATAAGAG GAAATATAAATCATAGCGATGCCAGTCATGTTGAATCGGAG GAGATATCGAGAGAAATTGAAGATCTTAAGCATAAATTAGCACAAGCAGCCTCTGATAACCTCGATATCCGTGGACGATTTGTAGATCTCCAG AATGAAAACACGTCGCTAGGAGAGTCTCTCATAATCGAAAGGGATAAAAACGAGATATTGcaaaataaaaatgaagaacTCGCCCTAGAAGTGGCCGCCAACAATACAACTATCGCTAAACTTACTGAGGCGCTGGCAAAGCATAAGTCAAGGCTAAAAAAACTGGAGGACGTTAATAATTACCTTAAAGCGGAAGATGTGTCAGTAGATGGATTTAGCTCATACCTTAAAACGCTCACTCCAAATGAAAAAATGACAATGCTAACTAACAGAGTATCAGAACTACAGGGAATCAACAATACGCTAACACAATTGAGGGATTTCTGGCAAAAGAAATGCGATAAGCTAAATAGAGACTATATGATACTCCAAAG GGAATATAAGACTCTAATGACAAGACAGGCTGTGACACAGCAATATGGCCCCGATCCGCTAAATGATAGTACGAATAGCGATTCCAATAACAAAGAAACAGAAATGGATGCATTTGGATCTAGGAAAGTGAAACGGGTAATAAATTTTGGCCTTAAAAGTGCCAGTGATAAACCCTTGCAAAGTACAAGAGTACTGGTACACAGGACGCCACCGTCAAATTTTCTGATGGATCTGACACCAATGTTCTCTGAAGCCCCCAAAGTTAAACCTCAGAAGATATCTGATTTTTTCAAATCGCACTAA
- a CDS encoding putative mitochondrial carrier protein, producing MDSSESTHSGADTRKILKGTMIGGVMVSSICVPTDVIRNYWYFNPALKGRRGNVSTLGVARQIYARHGFRSFFTGFNITLFNVIGGQTIFFLVYDNLKVQTSSPVASVLGRMATLFVMQPFECLRTYKQANLTETTSSYISGTRGVQKYLSLYRGLTTTIIRDVPFSAIHWPVNDWLYRQFITMRGISVSDLSKRERLWISLVTGSMSSVLACTISQPFDIVKTKIQATTDRSCKRTTSSELRRFFGQYGFRGFFIGLTPRLLKVVPGCAIISGCHRYFN from the exons ATGGATTCTTCTGAAAGCACTCATTCCGGTGCTGATACGCGCAAAATATTGAAGGGAACCATGATtggag GAGTTATGGTTTCATCGATTTGTGTCCCTACTGATGTCATCCGCAACTATTGGTATTTTAACCCTGCCTTAAAAGGCAGGCGTGGCAACGTTTCTACATTAGGTGTTGCTCGTCAAATTTATGCTAGACACGGCTTCCGTTCATTTTTTACTGGatttaatattacattatttaaCGTTATAGGTGGTCAGACCATATTCTTTTTGGTGTATGACAATTTGAAGGTACAAACCAGTTCTCCTGTTGCTAGCGTTTTAGGTCGAATGGCTACGTTATTTGTGATGCAACCCTTTGAGTGCCTCAGGACGTATAAACAGGCTAATTTGACAGAAACCACATCAAGTTATATCAGTGGCACTCGAGGAGTACAGAAATATCTTTCTCTTTATAGAGGGCTTACAACAACCATTATTCGGGACGTCCCATTTTCTGCTATTCATTGGCCTGTGAACGACTGGTTATATCGTCAATTCATCACAATGAGGGGTATATCGGTTAGTGACCTCTCAAAGCGAGAACGACTTTGGATATCGTTGGTTACTGGGTCAATGTCTTCCGTACTTGCTTGTACTATATCGCAGCCTTTTGACATTGTGAAGACGAAGATACAGGCCACAACCGATAGAAGTTGCAAGAGAACGACTAGTAGTGAACTTCGTCGGTTTTTCGGTCAATATGGTTTCAGAGGCTTTTTCATAGGATTGACTCCGAGGTTGCTGAAGGTAGTTCCTGGTTGTGCTATCATTTCAGGTTGTCATCGCTATTTCAATTAA
- a CDS encoding SPFH domain / Band 7 family protein translates to MWRQLWVRRGVPLSRRWFTSKIEASDVQRTATAEVPETFKPLSPLQTQKLGMFLEPGILFKDHKRRKIIIFKLYFFSILSVTIILTMIKIVPPGYVGMIVRRDGTIDQFNNEGRISLFYIPFLEVPVAFRVTPIRKKIMEKFTTKDGQQVEVVIFFDLQAKLAFASHIYTIYGVNYSKEFVEKELMFDVEQVVKKFDKSELLIQSDEVERLFSREKKHIATLKTHKATEEIIERFEDAGAFNKIIVSKINVSFRDPSFVPNLT, encoded by the exons ATGTGGCGCCAGTTATGGGTTAGACGCGGTGTTCCGCTGTCTAGGAGGTGGTTCACCTCCAAAATTGAAGCTTCCGATGTACAACGGACTGCCACCGCCGAAGTACCAGAGACATTTAAACCGCTGAGCCCGCTACAAACGCAGAAATTAGGCATGTTTTTAGAGCCGGGTATACTCTTCAAGGACCACAAGCGAAGAAAGATTATCATATTTAAGTTGTACTTCTTCTCAATATTATCGGTTACCATTATTCTGACGATGATTAAAATCGTTCCTCCTGGATATGTAGGCATGATTGTTAGAAGAGATGGGACGATAGATCAGTTCAATAATGAAGGACGTATCTCGCTTTTTTACATACCGTTTTTGGAGGTACCAGTGGCTTTCAGAGTGACGCCCATTAGAAAGAAAATTATGGAAAAGTTCACTACTAAAGACGGGCAGCAGGTTGAG GTGGTCATTTTCTTTGACCTCCAAGCTAAGTTGGCCTTTGCAAgccacatatacaccaTCTATGGCGTGAATTACTCCAAGGAGTTTGTAGAAAAGGAACTCATGTTTGATGTGGAGCAAGTAGTCAAGAAATTCGACAAAAGTGAACTGCTTATCCAGTCTGATGAGGTGGAAAGATTATTTTCTAGAGAGAAGAAACATATCGCAACCCTGAAAACACACAAGGCAACCGAGGAAATTATAGAACGTTTTGAAGATGCGGGAGCATTTAACAAGATCATTGTTAGCAAAATT AACGTGAGCTTCCGAGATCCAAGCTTTGTACCAAATTTGACCTAA
- a CDS encoding LETM1-like family protein: MWKSIVSVDNAAITLRGRGYIGSKRVGRPAFAKTDSTIIHKDVCGISIVGANEIQNEKQYLDDHCAKDVRVDADTVGTLSGIESDNNPYKDGCRSVFGANMYFNMPWNTCLRTSAHYPFSMLTWIPSSVCGFTRMNSTNVTGMSTSNNRLGVMFIQNNSNIRHWIANPHRSFMHGTEPIHQRNRSSIGFNFNGRCFGSLKDGNPGRYGYGKDTGVAHVKKGWTKTKSIVNISFRLIRWAVVMPFRFGKWTLNVVSWLFKAIGHIVSVCGRAVVVARVGGVSGIVKSIVDGIKHTIHWCKTGFRLYFANVKVSYYILLKRLKGHPMKYNERKLLMNTLNDALKLVPFSFFLIVPFAELLLPVAIRLFPQMLPSTFRTDNSKSDDYLQKKLLAKKELAQFFQELVQERTNQLLQDELDSSLKTKMEALKDFQERILNKNDKDVNPFLSSNELLVFAKIFKKEFKLDQMNLETLKVMCKLLGITPFSMRSHVVLQLRHHLLKIQREDRLIMWEGVDSLTTEELQEACRDRAMKFYNISKDQLKQQLQQWLDLSSMPEISPILLLWSRCITMTHEPMAIEADDETAAQDGTFVQPGVDDKDAASAAYECTKVGEKFAEEVTTAQKACSTGMMKAMTDAAEVDAQKLVYNEERLAELSQKAKELKDIIKGNVKPPSEEEITVDSELDDIRSIEMMEKEDAEDLVLNFEHDDHVIRHTKEISQMAPLSKKEILMRHEELLSALHLQSQISDLQHSQLTEMFTFLLKLSEDPKSMAEEEFAQSVDELVASTRSEMEKIEELTSQFDRHKLSDEETPHTSKES, encoded by the coding sequence ATGTGGAAGAGTATTGTAAGCGTGGATAACGCTGCAATTACTCTACGGGGTAGAGGATACATAGGATCAAAGCGCGTTGGTCGACCTGCTTTTGCTAAAACTGATTCAACAATCATACATAAAGATGTATGTGGAATTAGCATTGTCGGAGCTAATGAAATTCAGAATGAAAAGCAGTATTTGGATGATCACTGTGCAAAAGACGTTCGTGTAGACGCTGACACCGTTGGAACACTGTCTGGCATAGAATCAGACAATAACCCATATAAGGATGGATGCCGTAGTGTCTTTGGCGCGAATATGTATTTCAATATGCCATGGAATACGTGCTTGAGGACATCGGCACATTACCCCTTTTCAATGTTAACATGGATACCTTCATCTGTCTGCGGTTTTACGCGAATGAATTCTACGAATGTTACTGGTATGAGCACATCAAATAACCGTCTTGGCGTTATGTTCATTCAGAATAATTCTAACATCAGGCATTGGATTGCTAATCCTCATCGCAGCTTTATGCATGGTACAGAACCAATACACCAACGTAATAGATCTTCGATTGGTTTTAATTTTAATGGACGGTGCTTTGGGTCTCTGAAGGATGGTAATCCTGGTCGTTATGGCTACGGTAAAGACACGGGCGTGGCCCATGTTAAAAAGGGTTGGACAAAGACCAAGAGTATTGTTAACATCTCTTTCAGACTGATTAGATGGGCTGTAGTAATGCCTTTTAGGTTTGGTAAGTGGACACTCAATGTAGTTTCTTGGCTTTTTAAAGCCATAGGCCACATCGTAAGTGTATGTGGCAGAGCAGTCGTTGTGGCAAGGGTAGGGGGTGTATCGGGTATAGTCAAAAGTATTGTGGATGGTATAAAACACACGATTCATTGGTGTAAAACGGGCTTCAGGCTCTACTTTGCCAATGTGAAGGTATCGTATTACATTTTGCTCAAAAGGCTGAAAGGACATCCTATGAAATACAATGAACGTAAACTGCTGATGAACACTTTGAATGACGCTCTAAAGTTGGTTCCATTCTCTTTCTTTTTAATAGTCCCGTTTGCTGAATTATTGCTGCCAGTGGCTATAAGATTGTTCCCTCAAATGCTTCCTTCTACTTTCAGGACTGACAATTCCAAGAGCGATGATTACCTCCAGAAAAAACTATTGGCCAAGAAAGAGCTGGCGCAATTCTTTCAGGAGCTGGTACAAGAACGTACCAATCAACTTCTGCAGGATGAGTTGGACTCTAGCTTAAAGACGAAGATGGAAGCTTTGAAAGACTTCCAGGAGCGCATTTTGAACAAGAATGACAAAGATGTGAATCCATTCCTCAGCTCAAATGAACTGCTCGTTTTTGCCAAGATATTCAAGAAAGAATTCAAATTGGACCAGATGAACCTGGAAACATTGAAGGTTATGTGTAAACTATTGGGTATAACTCCATTCAGTATGAGGTCGCATGTGGTACTTCAGCTTAGGCATCATTTGTTGAAGATACAACGAGAGGATAGGCTTATTATGTGGGAGGGAGTCGACAGTCTGACAACAGAAGAGTTGCAAGAAGCTTGTAGAGATCGTGCCATGAAATTCTATAACATCAGTAAGGATCAACTGAAGCAACAGCTGCAACAGTGGTTGGATCTATCCAGCATGCCTGAAATATCTCCTATATTGTTACTATGGAGCAGGTGTATCACTATGACCCATGAGCCTATGGCAATAGAGGCTGATGACGAGACTGCAGCTCAAGATGGCACTTTTGTACAGCCAGGAGTTGATGATAAAGATGCAGCAAGCGCCGCTTATGAATGTACCAAGGTAGGTGAGAAGTTCGCTGAAGAGGTAACTACGGCACAAAAGGCTTGCTCAACTGGCATGATGAAGGCAATGACAGATGCAGCCGAAGTGGATGCACAGAaacttgtatataatgaagAAAGACTGGCGGAGCTGTCTCAAAAGGCTAAAGAACTTAAGGACATAATAAAGGGCAATGTTAAACCACCATCGGAGGAAGAGATCACAGTAGACAGTGAATTAGATGATATCAGGTCCATCGAAATGATGGAGAAAGAGGATGCTGAAGATTTGGTGCTTAATTTCGAACATGATGACCACGTTATTCGTCATACAAAGGAAATAAGCCAGATGGCGCCTCTGTCGAAGAAGGAAATATTAATGAGGCATGAAGAACTATTATCAGCATTGCATCTGCAAAGTCAAATCAGTGACCTTCAGCATAGTCAGCTCACAGAAATGTTCACTTTCCTCCTTAAATTGTCGGAGGATCCGAAATCCATGGCCGAGGAGGAATTCGCTCAGTCCGTAGACGAATTAGTGGCTTCAACACGTTCTGAAATGGAGAAGATTGAAGAGCTAACATCACAATTTGATAGACACAAGCTTTCTGACGAAGAAACTCCTCACACTTCAAAAGAAAGTTAA
- a CDS encoding CRAL/TRIO domain family protein, with product MMKMFKKKERKSDDAIKMPLDSSAYIDVASLGLVEGVGPDLLPDYRSSGISITEFITKWAKLYPLEEEVDVVVKKIDELRKLLWDMPMYKPENHKSSQGRKWYKLWNVDPVEDIMLNELYWCNDLVLFRYLRSYKYKVQQSFLMIKKTLAWRRYKKVETADPDLIGRSNTNGMVYRKGYDKVGRPFVYFRPKDESDHNRDNQVMLIFLGLELSTQTALWSQGNDKVIIIIDLNDWSLSYMPTIELIIDTVRALSEHYTDVMHEIIIIDAPLLMDPLMQMIKAVLDTSTAKKINMKHRGSQFEAMMKERMDPSQLEVSMGGENNTLYDHKLYWKHESEQARIYRERIEEWVKLNEPEWIKKHESQTKTGENE from the coding sequence atgatgaaaatgTTTAAGAAGAAAGAACGCAAAAGCGATGATGCCATTAAAATGCCACTCGACTCATCGGCTTACATTGATGTAGCTTCATTGGGATTAGTAGAAGGGGTAGGACCCGATTTATTACCAGATTACCGCAGTAGTGGAATAAGCATAACAGAATTCATTACGAAATGGGCGAAGCTGTACCCACTGGAAGAAGAAGTTGATGTGGTGGTTAAGAAAATAGATGAACTGCGGAAGTTACTTTGGGATATGCCAATGTACAAACCTGAAAACCATAAATCTTCGCAAGGACGTAAATGGTACAAGCTTTGGAATGTAGATCCTGTAGAAGATATTATGCTTAATGAATTGTATTGGTGTAATGATTTAGTGCTCTTCCGTTACTTGAGAAGCTACAAGTACAAAGTGCAGCAGTCGTTTTTGATGATCAAGAAAACGCTGGCCTGGCGACGTTATAAAAAGGTAGAAACCGCCGATCCAGATCTTATTGGACGCTCCAATACCAATGGCATGGTCTACAGGAAAGGATATGATAAAGTGGGCAGaccatttgtatattttcGACCTAAAGATGAATCAGATCATAATCGCGATAACCAGGTGATGCTAATCTTTTTGGGCCTGGAACTGAGTACTCAAACTGCTCTATGGTCACAGGGTAACGACAAAGTAATTATCATTATAGACCTGAACGATTGGTCGCTTAGCTATATGCCCACTATAGAACTAATTATAGACACTGTCAGGGCACTTTCTGAGCACTATACCGACGTCATGCACGAGATTATCATCATCGATGCTCCCTTACTCATGGACCCGCTGATGCAGATGATCAAAGCAGTGTTGGACACCTCTACCGCAAAAAAAATCAACATGAAGCATAGAGGAAGTCAATTCGAAGCAATGATGAAGGAACGAATGGACCCTTCTCAATTAGAAGTATCAATGGGAGGGGAAAACAACACACTGTATGACCATAAGCTCTATTGGAAACACGAATCGGAGCAAGCTAGGATCTATAGGGAACGCATTGAAGAATGGGTAAAGTTGAACGAGCCCGAATGGATCAAAAAGCATGAATCACAAACAAAAACAGGAGAAAACGAGTAA
- a CDS encoding BTB/POZ K+ channel tetramerization domain containing protein translates to MMFTTKKHCVDGGQWPYSDPGKRQVDTPSESLVGIVNLNVGGVSYTTTYSTLIKYENSRLSLYFRQLHAYLTQSTPIADVDASFAYVTNDKNSPYPTVFIDRDGRRFGYILDYLRDGEVALPADITLCRQLLQDARFFKLPGLESLISSIMEGKNTYSQTQVMTPPRNAVLSSTDLMTLDPIHPMMDDSCQVITPSRDGYAGKKMLSSDVSFGAVNTYEENNNMFHSQQSYDEETFSSQKSYLQIDENDNIEDAGLFIQTTQISQMGNKEFSTSMDF, encoded by the coding sequence ATGATGTTCACTACAAAGAAGCATTGCGTAGATGGAGGACAATGGCCTTATTCGGACCCTGGTAAGCGCCAAGTTGATACTCCTTCCGAATCCTTGGTTGGCATTGTTAATTTAAATGTTGGCGGTGTTTCATACACAACTACTTATTCTACGTTGATAAAGTATGAGAATTCACGTTTAAGTCTTTACTTTCGACAGCTTCATGCCTATTTAACGCAAAGCACACCTATTGCTGATGTCGATGCCAGCTTTGCGTACGTAACGAATGACAAAAACAGTCCATATCCTACGGTATTCATTGATCGTGATGGTCGTCGATTTGGTTACATTTTGGACTATCTTCGTGATGGCGAGGTTGCGTTACCTGCTGATATTACACTTTGTCGCCAGTTGCTACAAGATGCACGTTTCTTTAAGCTTCCAGGGTTAGAGAGTTTGATATCCAGTATAATGGAAGGGAAAAATACTTACAGTCAAACTCAGGTTATGACTCCGCCTAGAAATGCTGTCTTATCCAGTACAGACCTTATGACTTTGGATCCCATTCACCCTATGATGGATGATTCTTGCCAAGTGATCACTCCCAGTCGCGATGGTTATGCAGGCAAGAAAATGCTATCTTCTGACGTATCTTTCGGAGCCGTAAACACATATGAGGAAAATAATAACATGTTTCACTCGCAGCAAAGTTACGATGAAGAGACGTTCAGTTCCCAAAAGAGTTATCTCCAGATAGATGAGAATGATAACATTGAGGATGCTGGATTGTTCATTCAGACGACTCAAATATCGCAGATGGGTAACAAGGAGTTTTCTACTTCCATGGACTTTTGA
- a CDS encoding Protein kinase catalytic domain C family protein, whose amino-acid sequence MASDSSEEGYLLTPEEYDVPREVKDTPIQANSTNEDVCNVEDIPNRSNATKEVTQADLTSSDNDEESKQRHRSSTVSPYPSNSTQEDYSRTNSDAGNQERNNRSIPDFTQNDITAAGVVVTEMQACRNVEIYKCLNKISEGTYGSVYRALDTETGNIVALKHIKYHEGHWKEGFPVSYLREISILLELRHPNVLSVKEVVTNEARDQYYVVMEYVEHELKTLLHDGKPDFTLSERKCLLYQLLRGVEYLHSHWVLHRDLKTTNILYNNKGVLKICDFGMARKFGRPLKNYTQNVVTHWYRAPELFLGQNHYDEAVDMWSVGCIFAEIICGKPMFTGSSDADTLDKIFRCCGTPNNETWPGFSELRLVKEGKFPISKHKPNFHAFFKNNLTSNDQCYMTEAGLDLLMKMLTLNPSKRISAKEAMEHPYLTTEKPRTQAIELMPTIPDTNAKIRVKRSPDEESNKMSRFAGRVNPVKFLALMERNRSKKTSRQFE is encoded by the exons ATGGCGAGTGATTCCAGTGAAGAAGGATATTTGTTGACACCGGAAGAATATGATGTACCCAGAGAAGTTAAAGATACTCCAATTCAAGCAAATAGTACAAATGAGGACGTGTGTAACGTAGAAGACATACCCAACCGGAGCAATGCAACTAAAGAAGTAACACAGGCTGATCTTACATCATCCGACAATGATGAAGAATCAAAACAACGACATAGAAGTTCAACAGTGTCACCCTATCCCTCTAATTCAACTCAGGAGGATTATTCACGCACTAATAGTGATGCTGGAAATCAAGAGAGAAACAATCGTAGTATACCGGATTTTACACAAAATGACATAACTGCAGCTGGTGTAGTTGTAACTGAAATGCAAGCTTGCCGTAATGTAGAAATTTACAAATGTCTAAATAAAATATCCGAGGGAACATATGGTTCTGTCTATAGAGCCCTAGATACAGAGACTGGAAACATTGTTGCTTtgaaacatataaaataccaTGAAGGACACTGGAAAGAAGGATTCCCTGTAAGCTATTTGAGAGAAATATCCATATTGCTTGAACTCAGACATCCAAATGTACTCAGTGTAAAAGAAGTTGTTACCAATGAAGCTAGGGATCAATATTATGTGGTAATGGAATATGTAGAACATGAACTCAAAACATTGTTGCATGATGGGAAACCCGATTTCACACTATCGGAACGTAAGTGCTTGCTTTATCAGCTGCTCCGTGGTGTAGAATACCTGCACTCCCACTGGGTTCTACACCGAGATTTGAAAACGACAAacatattgtataataatAAGGGGGTACTAAAAATATGTGATTTTGGAATGGCCAGAAAGTTTGGACGACCCCTGAAAAATTATACCCAAAATGTAGTTACGCATTGGTATAGAGCGCCTGAACTATTTCTTGGCCAGAATCACTACGATGAAGCAGTGGATATGTGGTCAGTCGGTTGTATATTTGCCGAAATAATATGTGGAAAGCCAATGTTCACGGGTTCATCCGATGCAGATACCCTGGATAAAATATTTAGATGCTGTGGAACTCCAAATAATGAAACGTGGCCAGGATTTAGCGAATTGCGTCTAGTAAAAGAAGGAAAGTTTCCAATAAGTAAACATAAGCCCAATTTCCACGCATTCTTCAAGAATAATTTAACAAGCAATGACCAATGCTACATGACCGAAGCAGGTCTGGATCTCCTAATGAAAATGCTAACGTTAAACCCATCAAAACGTATAAGTGCTAAAGAAGCAATGGAACATCCCTATCTTACTACG GAAAAACCCAGGACACAGGCAATCGAACTTATGCCTACTATACCGGATACAAATGCTAAAATAAGAGTAAAAAGATCTCCTGATGAAGAATCAAACAAGATGTCAAGATTTGCTGGTAGAGTTAACCCAGTTAAGTTCTTAGCTCTTATGGAAAGGAATAGATCAAAAAAAACAAGTCGGCAATTTGAATAA
- a CDS encoding Memo-like family protein: MRRSIHAGSWYSNDAEILTEQIDQALSQAVEPFGSALKYIISPHAGYAYSLKTAGMSYGIIDTKKVNTVFILGPSHHLPLKGCAVDVSSTLQTPFGELQVDNDITTELLKGKCFKELSKRNSEEEHSIEMQLPILHYVANKSNADHIKVVPIVVGYMLNEGLEDVGQALLPYFEKEDTIFVISSDFCHFGKRFGFTRTGFEDQDMPIWKAIESLDLDGVKLIVEHDLEGFLAYLRKTKNTICGRHPIEVLLKLISMSQLKITSKMLSYTQSSKCSERSDSSVSYCSIAGMLSANAAEA, encoded by the exons atgaGACGATCCATTCACGCTGGAAGTTGGTATAGTAACGATG CTGAAATACTTACCGAACAAATCGATCAGGCGCTGTCTCAAGCAGTTGAGCCTTTTGGCTCTGCTTTAAAGTACATAATATCACC TCATGCTGGCTATGCATATTCGTTAAAAACAGCGGGGATGTCATACGGTATTATAGATACAAAGAAGGT GAACACGGTATTCATCCTTGGCCCATCGCACCATTTGCCACTAAAGGGTTGTGCAGTAGATGTTTCATCAACACTACAAACACCTTTCGGGGAGCTGCAAGTGGACAATGACATAACTACTGAATTATTGAAGGGGAAGTGCTTCAAAGAGCTCAGCAAAAGGAACTCTGAAGAGGAGCATTCCATTGAAATGCAATTGCCAATTCTCCATTATGTAGCTAATAA GTCCAATGCAGACCACATCAAGGTTGTGCCTATTGTCGTTGGATACATGCTCAATGAAGGCTTGGAAGATGTTG GTCAAGCGCTACTCCCATACTTTGAAAAGGAG GACACTATTTTTGTGATATCATCGGATTTTTGTCACTTCGGTAAACG CTTTGGTTTCACTCGAACTGGTTTTGAGGATCAAGATATGCCCATTTGGAAGGCAATTGAATCCTTGGACCTGGATGGAGTTAAACTCATCGTCGAGCATGACCTAGAAG GATTCCTTGCTTATCTCAGAAAAACAAAGAATACAATTTGCGGCCGGCATCCCATTGAAGTCTTGCTGAAACTAATATCTATGAGCCAATTGAAAATCACTTCTAAAATGTTGTCATACACTCAA TCAAGCAAGTGCTCGGAACGTAGTGACTCTTCGGTATCATATTGCTCAATAGCCGGCATGCTATCCGCAAACGCAGCTGAGGCATGA
- a CDS encoding Maf1 regulator family protein — MNLVENSELSRINALLDKFDASDRVFDVKLEILTFSSKRSEISSRQQAYVEYFSYLMNHCFPDYSFSHLGTKHFNQVKDLGSVINDIDYNLSFIVERFVPGFAKDFWTLIKDIVPLSDVDIYTFDSCGEDTPFNEDNCLQSFNYFFLDKRQQLVLFLCCVSTGKCNFNQGLPDESGFNVPCYQENDSSGHEEDCLSEVEVPETMS; from the exons ATGAATTTGGTTGAGAATAGTGAATTGAGTAGGATCAATGCTCTGTTGGATAAGTTTGACGCATCGGATCGGGTATTCGATGTAAAGCTAGAGATTTTGACTTTTTCTTCTAA ACGTTCGGAAATATCCTCTAGACAGCAGGCCTACGTGGAatatttttcatatttGATGAATCATTGTTTCCCTGACTACAGTTTCAG CCATTTGGGTACCAAGCACTTCAATCAAGTGAAGGACCTTGGTTCAGTGATAAATGACATCGATTACAACCTTTCTTTTATAGTTGAGCGTTTTGTCCCTGGTTTTGCTAAGGATTTCTGGACGCTGATCAAG GACATCGTGCCTCTGAGTGACGTTGAtatctacacatttgacAGCTGTGGAGAAGACACGCCATTCAACGAGGACAACTGTCTGCAGAGCTTCAACTACTTTTTCTTGGATAAAAGACAGCAGCTAGTTCTATTCTTATGTTGCGTGTCCACTGGCAAGTGTAATTTCAACCAGGGTTTACCAGATGAAAGTGGATTCAATGTACCTTGCTATCAAGAGAATGATTCGTCCGGGCACGAGGAAGATTGTCTATCTGAAGTAGAGGTACCTGAGACTATGTCGTAG